A DNA window from Drosophila pseudoobscura strain MV-25-SWS-2005 unplaced genomic scaffold, UCI_Dpse_MV25 Unplacedtig00000102, whole genome shotgun sequence contains the following coding sequences:
- the LOC117183173 gene encoding uncharacterized protein: MWTTIFCEAAAIIWILELPPFIIRFSAGGVICLRSSCICAAAADFHVVCCKWISQPVLASDLEHYCLDGCQASVAVWIVFFYHCGIPRPGQPSWNVWVRCNLTGNCYLEIRMQCVVAHIPGSIRHCSESFVLDRLELGHLHA; encoded by the exons ATGTGGACTACGATTTTCTGTGAAG CCGCCGCCATCATCTGGATTCTGGAGCTGCCGCCGTTCATCATCAGGTTCTCTGCTGGGGGCGTCATTTGCCTGCGTAGCAGCTGCATTTGCGCTGCTGCGGCTGATTTCCATGTTGTGTGTTGCAAATGGATTTCGCAGCCAGTTCTCGCGTCTGACTTGGAGCATTATTGTTTGGATGGCTGTCaggcttctgttgctgtttggaTTGTGTTCTTCTATCATTGCGGCATACCTCGGCCTGGCCAGCCTTCTTGGAATGTATGGGTGCGTTGCAATCTCACAGGCAA TTGCTACTTGGAGATCCGCATGCAGTGCGTTGTTGCTCACATACCAGGGAGCATTCGTCATTGCTCTGAGAGCTTTGTTTTGGATCGTCTGGAGCTTGGCCATTTGCATGCTTGA